The genome window CAAAAGAATTTGATTTAAGTCAACATACAGGTAACTTACTTTATGAATTACCGTAAAATGTCTTTTAAATCTAAACTCAATGTTTGAGTCAAACAaggttaaaagaaattttttttttttcatcaaatcAATATTTAAAAAAGGTGACAGAAAGGCAAACATTCTTATTCTCACTCTTTTTGCAAgacaaaaaaatcaaagaaaagatgaaagaaactaacaaattttttttttttaaaaaaaagaaactaaggGGGTGCTTGGTTCATGCTCCGGAATTGGAATTGGATATGGAATGAATTATAAAAAATCAGTATAGGTATAAGCTCGTGGTATCGTTGAAATCACTACTGCTTGGTACAATTTTTAGTGGAATGGGTATCAAAATTATTATTGCATTTTTGCcctatctttttcttttgttgggtCCATTCACACGGGCCTTTAGCAGCAACCGCCAGTTATCAGCCGCCTTGCTTTCAGCCTATCTGCAGCTATTCCGAAGCCAACCCATCCTCCCACCGGAGCTCTCCTTCAACTTCCAGCAACCGAAGATCCCGTCCCACAAGACCTTCATGATAAAGAAGAAGCTGGTGAAGAAGCAGAGACAGAACAGGCCCATCCCTTATTGGATCCGCATGCGCACTGACAACACCATCCGCTACAACGCCAAGCGCCGCCACTGGCGCCGCACCAAGCTCGGCTTCTAAATCTTCTGCGTCCGCCGTCACCATCATGTTACTTGTATTTGTCTCGAGCTTTTTTACTTCTGCCGCCACTTTTTTGTTGTAGGTCTCGATCGAATTTCATTTGATTCGAAGTCACAAAATTGAAACTTTAAtttgattgaagaaaaaaaaaaagagggcgAGGAAGGAGTGATACTAGTGAGAAGGAAGGTGAAAGTTTTTGAGATGTTAAGTGATGGCAAcaagaaaaatttttagatgCCATGGATGAGGAGACAAGTGGTGGGAGGTGATGGGGAAGACAAGAGGGAGGATGACGGGATGAGGGTGAAGGGGCGAGTggataaaaaaaatgttttataaAAATTATCTTGGAATCAAATATAGGAATTAACAAAACCCACCAAATCACTCAGGAATGGAGAGTTCCCAACTTTTTAGAATTCATTCCAAAATCTTCAATCCCATACCTATTATCCAAGCACTTAAAATGGATATCATTCCAAATCTTGAATCCCATACCCTCAAACCAAGCACCCCCTAACATCCTACACCAAGCActttcccttttccttctttAAATCAACAAAATCATTCCAATAATGCATTAATCTTTCTCCCTATTGCCAATCTGTacatgttttaaattttgaaacctCCAGTTTACCCCATGacgataatttcaaaaattattaaaagaataaagtccaaaaaaattgattattattattattataatctTTGAAACCTTTTAGTCTACACTCTGACGATCATTTGAAAAAATTGTTGCAAGAAAATACCCTAGAAAAGATTGCAGTTGGTTTCCAAATCCACTGGCCATGTAACTTCTTTCTCCAAGAAAGCAGCTTGTATGAGCATTTTGTCAATTTACCTGCCTAAGCTTGTAATACTAAATCCAAAATTGTtagtaaaactttaaaattgtACAATATCTAATAAAATGCCATCAGAAAAAGCTTGGTTCTCTTCTCTTTTCAAAATCTCACGAGAAAATCTATTTTGGACGCAATCAATGTGTCCAAACTCTCCTTGATAATAACCCCAATTCAGCCCGCCACTTACATTCCATAACCACCCGGTTTTTTGGCCCCCGGTTCAACCAAAGCGCCACTCTCAACTTCCTATAAAAAGCCCCTTCCCATCTACCCTTTATCCTCGGCTCTCCACTTATTATTCGAGCCTATCAAAAACCGCTTTTCATAAGCCGCTCTGTGAAAAACGCGATATCGGAAAAAATGAGTTACTTCAGCCAAGTTTGGAGGGCCGCCAGTGTTGTCGTGGTAACTGGCCACTCCGATCAGGGGCATAAGTGGAAATCCGGGATTAAGACTCTCCACCAGGGGAAGAAAAGGTTCTTTAGTTCCTCCGGTGACGGAGCCGATTTCCGGCCGGTGTCCGTTGTTTTTGCCTCCGACATGGAAGGAGCTTTTACGAGCGGAAAAGGAGAGGAGCGGAAGAAGCAGACAGATGACTCTCTCCGGCAAGTTATGTACCTGAACTGCTGGGGACAAGGCTGAGGAGTGAGGTTGAGTTCTCCGGCGAAGAGGTGCTGGAGGCGTTTGTTTTTATCTCCGGTGAAGCGATCGGGtattttgatgctctgctttagACGGGATTGACTTGCTGGAGAGTTGCCGCTGAGTACGGCCAGTCGAATGCGCCGAGTTGACTAGGTGGTGAAGGAGAAGGAGGAGACCGAGTTGACTCGGAGTTGTAGAAAGAGGAAGAGACCGAGTTCAGAAGGCTAATTAAGTTCTGGCCTTGACTGAAATTAGTACAAAATGATGTGGATGCAAATGTAAATATATTGTAAAGTTTGTAGCCGAGATAGAGGAATaatagaagaaaaaaagaaaagaaggaagctTTTGTGGCAGTTGGATATATCTTTTGTCCTTACTTGAATGAATTTTTTTGGTTCTtgttatgtttttttttattctacttCAGACAATAATTCTCGATTTATCTCAATAATCCCAGAATATGCCTGCAACATTAGGGTAATCCTTggttaattttgatgattaatcaacttttcttttcttgatgattAATTTTGATGACTAATCCTTGGCTAATATTGATGATTCAACTAAGCAATCCATGGCGCGTGTATAACATTtcatttcttcaaaaaaaaaaaaaaaaaagagtgtacAATAATATTTTACTCTCTTAAGATGTTCAATGATTTGTACCCTGCTGAACTTATCCTCGAGTCTTGTTGACATTTTGCCCTTACCCGCTCTACTTTTCTTTATTGAAGAGTTGGTACTAGTTCTGACAGAGCATTTGCTGGTGTTTAAGGATATTTGCTGATTAATGTAACTCGAGGTAACAAGCCCATTGGTTTCTTCtcacccaacaaaaaaaaaaaaaaaaaaaaaactctgcaAGGATTGGTAATATTTGCTTTTTACCTTTCAGGCAGACCCTAAGAAAGATTGTAAGGAGTTTGCTTCAGACAAGGAGAAGATGTTAGTTAATTTTTCTTAGACCATGCCGGTAATTATTTCTTAACTCGGCTAATTCTCCAAAGATTAAGATTGTTGAATAGAGAAAAAAGTTTAAGTTCAAGAATAATTTGCTAGTGAGAATAGTGGATGGCTAGCTGCTAATAATAGTGATGTTTAGCTCTTCCATGTTCCTTAAATTAAGCAGCTGAGTGAAAAATGTGTGTTTGTGGTTTGCCCTCGCCTTGGAATAGGGTAATATTTTCCTtctaaacttttgttttttcaaccAAATGAAAATAAGTAATTGAGATTACTTAGCTACTGCatcttatttactttttatttatttattaccaTTATTAAAGAAAGGTGATGGGCAAGATGATCAAGTCTTTGacagtttgattgaatttctgATGGGCTTCTTTGTTCATCTTGCAGGCTTGATGGGCTGCTCCCTAGGGATAGGTCTCATTTAGGCGAGCCGAGATTTTCTTTCCAGTATTGAACCTGTCCTTGACTCTAGAAGAGAACTTGAATTCAGCCTAAAGCATTTTATGTCTCGCCCGGTGTTGTTCTTGTTCAAATGCTGCTCTTGAGCATTTTGATTCagagataattttagaaacctcccttgaggtttctgataatttcactagcctcccataaaatttataaaattacacAAATCTCTCTTAAGGTTaaggttttgataacaaaattagtccaattagaaaaaataacattaaaaaagtatttaaggagagagatgaaacttttatttcataaatatcccttatgcatgtatatacgttgtattagtaaaagaatgaaaataattaaaaattagaaacaatTAATGCACATATTTAACAAATTAGACAATACAAATAAGTAACAAAACTATACTAATGATCATAGGATTCAGCAAAACAAACTAAtcatctctttgtttgctaCAATTCttataattttgaaaagaaaaatttttaaattttgtctttcttttccctccttTCTCCTTTTATTAATAACTAATGATTAAGTAATTAGAacactaattaactattagtaACTAATTAACTGAAATAActattaaaaatttctttaatgATGAACAATGACTTGTAATTACAAATTACATCAATTGATAAATCTAATGACGCTATTTTGTGATTGATAGAATTTGACAATGACCATAAATCAGTTGTACACAATGTGAGAAGAAGGATTCTGGTAGAAGAAAAAATATAGGCCAAAAGAAGGTTGTTCATGAGGATATTTTCTTTGAAACTCTTAAAATTATGATAGTTGTAAAGTAATCTCGTGGAAGTAAAAGAGAAAGGACGAAAAAGTAaggcaaaattcaaaattttttttttgtttaaaatcacGAGAATCATAGAAAATATCATATTAAAAAAGATGATTAATCTGTTTTGCTGGATCTTATGACcattagtgtagttttgttgCTTATCTgtattatttaatttattaaatttgaacTTATTGAGTGATGAAATgtatatattaattatttttaacttttaattatttttattcttttactaatataacttatatacatatataaggggtatttatggaataaaagttttatttctatctttaaagtactttttcaatgttactttttctaattgaactaattttgttatcaaaaccttAATCTTAGGagaggtttgtgtaattttacaaACTTCAGGAGAAActagcaaaattatcaaaaatctcaggggaggtttttgaaattatccctttgatTTATCAGGTAGTtaaaccttaaaaaaaaaataagaatccATTAGATCCGGTTCtagaaaaacacaaaaaaatacACTTCctatacatttcaatcattaagcaAAAGTTGGCTACATGGCTGCATAGCAAACTACACCAATTCTGCTGAGAGGAAGAAAATGTAAATTATTCAAACTGAAGGACTTGTGTTGGCTaccatgagatacaaatttGACCTAAGTCAAATGATTTTTACACATCCTAAATTTAATGGCTAGTGCCTAAGATGCTTGAAGTTTAAGAACACGTAACCAAAAAACCAATGTAGAAAAACcaagttttcttaatttttcttcCCTCATTCTTCTTTTGTAGATGGATTGTCCCATCCCTTCTATCTTGTTCTGACAAGCGAACGCCAATGATCAATAGCAACATGCAATTTTTTAAAGACCTCCTAGTCCTAAACCTGCTCACTTTCGCCCATTTTTGCAGTTGCACATAAACTATTATAATAGCAATTTTAATCCCATCTATTTCAGAACCAAAATCAAAAGGGTTGTTGGTGGtcatttttaaaactatttatgTTGGTATTATCCTTACCAATTACTTTCTGATTATTTTGGCTTGGTTAACAAGGTGCATAGTTTATTTGGATCTATATGAccaaaattttgttgaaaacTTGTTCAATTTGCAATATCAGATAAAAGACAACGAAGATCAGATTATGTAGTGTCTCAAACAAAGAAAAACATGTATCTGTATTTTTGGGTTAGAAGTATCGTTGCTTGTAAACTCTGTTAAGCATATATTTCGATTTTGTGTATGTTTCTCAATATTCCATGGATCGACTCAGAGAATATGGTATGTAACGAGGCTAGCTGGCCACCTTGTGAGACTCAGATAAGCTCTGTTTGGATTCTtcattttttgtcaaaaaaatttttcaaataaaatgctACACTAatatacaaataaaaacaattccaaaaacATCATATcacaatatacaaaaaaaattaaaaaaataaaattttacaccATCTTCTTATTCTACCGACCACCACCACCCCTACCCACCACTGCCACCACCTTCGCCctcctcctctctccttcacttctctctttctctttcctctcttttttcctcCTCCTCTCCTTCCCGTTTCCCACCACATCCCCCAGCCAGATCGAAGGGTATGGTGGAGAATCGGAAGGGGAGGAATaggaagaaagagagagaggatgaAGTGGGAGGCAAAGGAGAGAGAATGAGGGAGGGGTTGGCGGTGGCGGTGTGTGGTAgtgttaatttttaaaaaataccttacaaatttatatacttttaaaatatcccaaaatatatccCAAAACACCTCCAAAAACACCATCAAACCAAAAACATGTATGGTGAaagttttttatatatattgttacaataaaatatttcattttttttgcttCATCTGTTGGTATATTGGTGACATTTTCTTTATAAATCCAGACTCTCATTTCAGTAAAGTCAAATAGAAGTTGTTAGATAGATAGTGATGCTTCTTGACAATTTACTTTTTTCTGAATACATATGGTGCTtgaggatgctcacctcggccaccccGCGTGCCCGAGGTGAACCCACCTCGTCCGTCATCAGAGCTCACCCGTGTCTTGAGCATAACCCCTGAGTTCGGCCGGATCCCTAGTCTACCGTGTAGGTGACCTCGGCACCTCCACCTCAgctgcacgctgatgatgtcaaGCCACCTGACATCACCCGGGAccagtgctttatctgaaaagcactggagGCACTTAATGGCACCTGCACAATACTCGCCGTCATCATACCCAGAAGGCTACAGTGTCAGGGTCAGGTTTCCTGACAGGAGACAGAGCCGTAATGCCAGAGAGTGGGTCCCACTAGCATGAGCCTTCCGTCCTGTCCTCTACTCTcctataaataccccacacacactcccaacaagtaagcaCACTGTTCATTTGCTTATACTCTACTATATTTCTCGTTCTtatactaacttgatcgtcggagtgatcccaggggagaagccccgccactCACTTCAGCCAAGTAGGTTCACTTCGGACCTACCGCACCTCATCACAGAGAGGACTGATTCAGGTCGGTTCAGCtaccaaccaaaaatcacctcttcaattggcgccgtctgtgggaaacgAGATTACTACTAAAATGAGATCCACGCGCTCCAGAAGCGGAAGAGTTCCCTCAAACGGGGCTGGGCAGACCTCGGGAGCCCAGCAAGATCGCATCTCTGAAGAACAAGGGTCCCAAAGGATCCAGCCCAATAACGAAGACGCCATCGCCAAGATGGCCGAGTTCGTCACGGACAACCCCAACATCTTCGAGGAGCTAGGAAGGTACCTCAAGAGGCAGGGGAAAGAAAAGGCCGAATCTTCCAAGAGGAGGCCGACGAAGTCTCCTGGAATGCCCTCAGGTGAGGACTCTGATGAGGGGCGTCTCTCTCGGAGTACCTCCAGGCGCGCCTCCTCCAAGGCGACCTCTAAACTTGCCTCATCTCCCGGGCGTTTTCCCGGGGACTGCTAGGGAAACGAGCCGAGGACCCACCTCGGGGCCCCGGGAGTCTAGCTTCTGACTACATGAGGGCTCCGCCCTTCACTGATGACATCAATGGGGAAATGGTGCCCCCGAACTTTAAACTTCCAAACTTGCACACCTATGACGGCCGAGATGACCCCGAAGATCACCTCCGCGCCTTCATCTCCGCATTCCGACTCTACTGCGTCCCCGACGTCGTGATCTGTCGGGCTTTCCCCATCTTCCTACATGGGACTGCCCGGAAGTGGTTCTGGAGTTTGGAACCGGGGAGCATTTCCTCCCTGGATGAGTTGATAGACCGGTTCATCCACCGCTTTGTGTCGTCCCGACCCATTACCAAGATTTCAGCTTACCGCTTGAACCTGCAACAGGGTCAGGGCGAATCACTTCGCTCGTATGCTCAAAGGTTCAACGATGAGAATGTACCGATACCTGATCAGAACGAGCAGGTAACCATCGCTGCCTTCACCAACGGGTTAGTGGCAGGGATCTTCAACATCGAAATCCATCGGGATTACCCCCGTACAATTCGGGAACTCTGGGAAAGAGTGGACCAGGGAATCCGAAGTGAAGATGTAAATCGCATGAAGCGAGAAACCCAAGCATCTCGTACGGGGCAAGATCCCCGGAGGAGGAGAGACCGGCCGCGGTGAACCAGGCCCAAGTGGCACTTCAAACCAACTTCGAGACCGCCGGAGTGTCTTCGACCGGATAGTGAAAGGCAGATCGTCCACCTCGGACGCCGAGCTGACCCAACTCAATTCTAGCCGGTCTCACATTTTGGCGGTGATGAGGCAGAATCACCTCGGCCGAACACCTCCTGAGATACCTgggaggagagagaagaggaaCTCTAGCCTCTACTGTGCCTACCACCGAGACGTTGGGCACGAGACCGAAGATTGCAACGATCTTAAGCGCGAAATCGAAAACCTGATCCGACAAAGATACCTGAAGCAATTCGTCCGCAAAGATGGAGGCTTCAGCCGAAGCGCCTCCCACCGGGAGAGCCGCGGTCCTCGCCGAGAGGACAGACGGGATACGAAGCTTCATTGTCGAGGTCTTGAGGAACCTAAGGGGGATCAGAGGCCTCCGCGCGACAGATCACCAGGCTACGGCCCAAACATTGCCGGGGTGATCAACACCATCTCAGGTGGCCCAACAGGAGGAGACAGCCAGAACTCCCGGAAGCGGACCTACCGCCAAGCCGATATGGATGTggccgagccgagctcgagaCTATCCGAGGTGATAACCTATGCTCCCCGTGACCCTGTCCCCGCCGCCTCCAGCAATCACGAGACCCTCGTGATTGAGGTCCTCACTAACAATTACGTAGTCAAGAAGGTCTATGTTGACCCGGGAAGCTCGGTAGACGTCATGTACTACCGAACTTTTGAAAGTCTGAAACTGACCAGGGAGCAGCTCACTCCGGTCAGAACTCCCCTCGTCGGCTTCGGGGGACACGTCGTCCACCCGGAGGGTATGGTGACCTTGATGGTGACTATCGGGCGCAATCCCCGTTGCCGAACTGTGCCTGTCAGTTTTGCGGTGGTCAAAGCAGACTCTCCCTACAACATGCTGATAGGCCGACCCATGCTCAACGCCTTGAGAGCCGTATACTCCACCTACCACCTGAGCTTTAAATTTCCGACACCTGCGGGGGTGGCCAAGGTGAGCAGCAACGTGGGCGCCGCCCGGGAATGCTACCTCGCCACTATTCAAGCAGCAGTCACACCCCGGCCCTCGCCGAGGTCAAAGAGGCCAGCAGTCCTCTCCATAAACCGCCTCGAACCTCGGAAGGCAGGAGAACCCAACAGGCTTGAGCCCGGGGATGAGGTGGAACAAGTGGTTTTGGATGAAGCGAAACCTGACCAAGTAGTCCAAGTAGGGGCCAGACTCCCCTCACCCCTGAAAGAAGAAATGATCTCCCTGATCAAGAAATGATCTTCGCGTGGTCCGCAGATAAAGTGGTCGGAGTGCCACCCGAGCTCATAATTCACCAGCTCAACGTTAACCCACAGGCCCGACCTGTGCGGCAGAAACGAAGGTATTTCGGCCCCGAACGTAGCAAGGCCATATCGGATGAGGTCGACAAGCTCTTGCCGGCCAAGATGATCCATGAGGTCCAATATCCCACCTGACTGTCCAACCCAGTCATGGTCAAAAAGGACACCGGTGGATGGAGAATGTGTGTGGACTTCACCGATCTCAACAAGGCCTGTCCCAAAGACTGCTACCCTCTCCCAAGGATAGACACCCTCGTCGACTCGGCGATGGGTTACGAGATCCTTTGCTTTCTAGATGCCTTTAAGGGATATCATCAAATAGGAATGAGTGAAGAGAATCAAGAGAAAACGGCATTCTACACCGACCAGGATGTTTATTGTTATACTACCATGCCGATCGGCCTAAAGAACGCCGGAGCAACCTACCAAAGGTTGATCAACCGACTCTTCAAAAATCAGATCGGCCGCAATGTGGAGGCCTATGTGACGACATTCTCGTCAAAAGCCTCGCCACCTCAGCCTTTCTGTCGGATGTAAGGGAGGTCTTCGGTATCCTACGCGACTCGAGGATGAAACTGAATCCCAAGAAGTGCGTCTTCGGCGTCATCTCGAGAAAATCTTGGGGTATCTGGTTTCCCGCCGGGGAATCGAGGCCAACCCCGACAAGGTCAAGGCCATTCAGGACATGTCCCCACCTCGGAACCTCCGAGAAGTCCAAAGACTAAATGGACGCCTGGCCGCGCTGAACCGCTTCCTGTTCCAATCTGCTCAGAAAGCTTTGCCCTTCTTTAAGGTGCTGAAAAAGACTGACCAGTTCGCCTGGACTGAGGAGTGTCAGTCTGCCTTCGACCAGCTGAAGTAGTACCTCCATCACCTCCCAACTCTCGCTTCACTTCGGCCCGAGGATAgctctacctctacctctctGCAGCCGACGAGACTGTCAGCGCTGTTCTTATCCGGGATGAGGTCACTCAAGTGCAAGTCTACTACGTCAGCCGATCTCTCCGCGGGCCGGAGACTCGATACACCCAGGTGGAGAAACTGGTGCTGGGACTAGTCCACGCAGCTCGGCGATTGAAGCCCTACTTTCTCGCCCATCCCATCTTCGTCCGGACCGACCAGCCCATTCGACAAATATTGGTGCGCCCCGAGGCTTCCTGTCGCCTCACCAAATGGGCTGTCGAACTGGGAGAGTATGACTTGTCATACGAGCTCCTCACTGCCATAAAGGCACAAGCCTTAGCCGACTTCCTCGCCGAACTGACCTTCACGGAAGGTCCGGAGTCCACCTCCGCCTATGCCGAGGTGTCCACCCCATCCCTGTGGACATTGTATGTCGATGGATCCTCTAATGGAGACGGCTACGGAGCCGGACTGCTCCTGGAAGGACCTCAAGGAGAGGTGTGCTCGTACGCCCTCCGCTTTGGCTTCCCAGCCACCAATAATGAAGCCGAGTACGAGGCTCTGATCGCTGGACTCCAGTTAGCCCGTAGACTCGGCGCCCAACAAATCCACGTCCGCAGTGACTCCCAACTCGTTGTACGCCAAGTTCTTGGTGAATACGAGGCCAAGGATGAGACCATGCAACGGTACCTCTCCAAAGTTCACCAACTCACCTCGTACTTCGAGTCTTTCGAAATCCAAAGAATACCCCGGTCCCAGAATAAGCGAGCCGACGCCTTATCCCGACTGGCTTCCACATCATTCTCTGACCTCAACAAAACAGTTTTGGTGAAAGTCCTGAGTGAACCAGGATACGTGGAAGAGGTGGCCTGCCCCGTACACTCTGAAGATACCTGGATGACCCCGTTCATCCTTTACTTGGGTCAGGGAGCCCTTCCCGAAGACCGAGCCGAGGCGATGAAGATACAATGCAAGGCTGCTCGGTATGCTCTCCGCGACGGAGAACTATCTAAGCGCTCCTACCTCGGCCCGTGGCTGAGGTGTGTCACCCCCGAGACAGGACGCCACGTCCTCCACGAGATCCACGAAGGCCTGTGTGGAGCTCACATCGGCCACAGGATGTTAGCCAAGAAGGTTTTGCTTCTCGGGTATTTCTGGCCTTCAGTTCGCCAAGACGCTCAGGATCTCGTTCTCGGCTGCCCTTCCTGCCAAGTCCACGCATCCGAACACCACCAGCCCTCAAACTTCATGGTTCCCATCACTTCACCCTGGCCGTTCGAGCAATGGGGGACAGACATCATAGGTCCTTTCCCCAGAGCCGTCGGGGGTTATACCTTCCTGGTAACCGCTGTGGATTACTTCACTAAGTGGGTTGAGGCCGAGCCTTTGAGAACCATCACCGGGCTGGCaattcaaaaattcttttggaaatGCATCATCTGCCGCTTCGGCATACCTCAGGTCATCATCTCGGAAATGGAAGGCAATTTGCCgaaaacccttttaaaacttGGTGCACAAACCTTGGCATCAAACAACATTTCACTTCGGTGGGCCACCCCCAGGCCAACGGCCAAGCAAAAAACTTCAACCGGACTCTCTTGCATGGATTCAAGACCCGACTACACCGAGTTGGATCGTCTTGGGTGGAAGAGCTTCCAAGTGTCCTGTGGTCTTACCGGACGACACCGAGATCCGCCACGCAAGAGACCTCTTTCTCCTTGACCTACGGCGCCGAGGCCGTCATCTCTGCCGAAATCCTTACCCCCAGTCCTCGGCTGGCAGCCTATGCAGCCGAGGTGAACGACGAAGAGAGACAGCTGGATCTCGACCTCGTCGAAGAACGAAGGGACCTCGCCTCAGCCCGGATAGCTTCCTACAAGAACACACTGGCACACTATTACAATGCCCACGTCAAACACCGTAGATTCCACCCTGGAGACTTGGTTCTTAGAAAAAACTCAGTCAGCCGAGCTGAACCGCAAGGGAAACTATGCCCGAAATGGGAAGGCCCTTACCGAGTTATGGAATCTGACCTTAAGGGATATTGTAAACTGAGTTACCGAGATGGCTCATTAGTGCCGAGGTCTTGGCACGCCGAGAATCTCAAATTGTATTATGCTTGAATTCTTAATCAAGTTATGACTTCGGATGTTATGTTATTTTTCAACATCGACATTACGCTATTAAAAAATAAGGGGGACAAGCAAGGGAAGAAATCAAGATAAGAGATTAAAGTGCTGAGATGAGAAGAAATAAACTTTCATTCAACAGAAAAAAGGTGCTACAAAAAGTATAAGGCCAAGGTCGGAATGCTACTAAACACTCTCCACCTCGGCCAACCCCTTTGAGGCCCACGAGCCTAGACCCCCGTCTCGACTCCATCCCCGGTCTTGGCTCCCTCTTGGGCAGCTTTCTCACTGGTCTCTTCCCCCCCGGGGTGAAACTCATCTCCTCCAGGCACTTCGCCCACTATCGCGCCGAGGTCTCCCTCAGTGTCCTCCTCCTCGTCCTCCTCGAACACTGCTGCAAAAAATCGACGCAAGTCGTCACCAAACCTATCTGCAGTGTGGTAGATGAAAGGCTTTGGGGTTTTATTTGAAGTACACAATTGCTATGCAATGTGTAACACTAAATTTACATAGTTAATCATCAAATCTACCTACCGTGTGTGGTTGATGAAAGTTGAGTTTTTTTATTACACAAttagtttttcctttttgttgtaGAAAGGCCGAATTTTTGTTCATTTAGTTTATGGGATAGGGACACTGATGAAGAACCACCAAAGGCTCAAGTCTTCACTTCAAGAAGCGCAAATGAGGATGCTCTACGTGCACTAGGGTGTCAACAAATTGAGCTCGATCAAATGATCGGTTTGAGTTCGG of Coffea arabica cultivar ET-39 chromosome 5c, Coffea Arabica ET-39 HiFi, whole genome shotgun sequence contains these proteins:
- the LOC113688894 gene encoding uncharacterized protein; amino-acid sequence: MGIKIIIAFLPYLFLLLGPFTRAFSSNRQLSAALLSAYLQLFRSQPILPPELSFNFQQPKIPSHKTFMIKKKLVKKQRQNRPIPYWIRMRTDNTIRYNAKRRHWRRTKLGF